One genomic window of Desulfurococcus mucosus DSM 2162 includes the following:
- a CDS encoding ABC transporter substrate-binding protein has protein sequence MELKALGKVAAVILVLAVAVAGVAVYMYVSSRQAGVKPPVEAKPVVIGVTDSVTDLDPANAYDFFTWEILSNIMEGLVKYEPGTLNIVPGLAESWSTSQDQMTWTFKLRSGLKFSDGTPLTARDVVRSIERVMRINGDPAWLVTDFVENVTAPDDVTVVFKLRKPTPYFLSLLTTPPYFPVNPKYAQDKVDSDQTAGGAGPYRIASFQRDVEIRLEPNPYYYGEKPKAPIIIKKYGSSSALRLALESGEIDVAWRTLNPSDIIALKSRSDVKVIEVPGTFIRYICLNTRLDPTSNKLVRQALAAAINRSEIIEVALKGAGQPLYSMIPVGMWSYVSVFKEKYGDGNLELARSLLRQAGFSESKKLTIELWYTPTHYGDTEKDVAAILKEQLEKTGLITVTVKSAEWSTYVDYARKGNMMMYLLGWYPDYLDPDDYTTPFLKSTANSWTGTGYANPTMDQLLEQASSTGNQTLREQLYRQVQEILGEDVPYIPLYQGVLYIVARQGVEGIQPSPTMLFYYWTVYKT, from the coding sequence ATGGAGTTGAAGGCTCTGGGTAAGGTTGCCGCGGTAATCCTCGTGTTAGCCGTCGCAGTGGCTGGGGTAGCAGTCTACATGTATGTATCCTCGAGGCAAGCCGGTGTTAAACCCCCGGTGGAAGCCAAGCCCGTTGTAATAGGCGTAACGGACTCGGTCACCGACCTAGACCCAGCCAACGCATACGACTTCTTCACATGGGAGATCCTCAGCAACATAATGGAGGGCCTGGTTAAATACGAGCCGGGAACCCTGAACATTGTTCCAGGCCTAGCCGAGAGCTGGAGCACGAGCCAGGATCAAATGACGTGGACGTTTAAGCTTAGAAGCGGCTTGAAATTCAGCGATGGAACGCCTCTCACGGCGAGAGATGTTGTTAGAAGTATTGAGAGAGTCATGAGGATAAACGGGGATCCAGCGTGGCTGGTCACCGACTTCGTTGAAAATGTGACTGCACCGGATGACGTAACAGTCGTCTTCAAGCTTAGGAAGCCTACACCCTACTTCCTCTCACTGCTCACGACGCCACCCTACTTCCCAGTGAACCCGAAGTACGCCCAGGACAAGGTTGACAGTGATCAAACGGCTGGGGGAGCAGGCCCCTACAGGATAGCGTCCTTCCAGAGGGACGTAGAGATAAGGCTGGAGCCCAACCCATACTACTATGGTGAGAAGCCGAAGGCCCCCATAATAATCAAGAAGTACGGTAGTAGCTCAGCGCTGAGGCTTGCACTTGAAAGCGGGGAGATAGATGTAGCGTGGAGAACCCTCAACCCATCCGACATAATCGCGTTGAAAAGCAGAAGCGATGTCAAGGTGATCGAGGTTCCGGGCACATTCATAAGGTACATATGCCTCAACACGAGGCTCGACCCCACCAGTAACAAGCTGGTGAGGCAGGCTCTGGCAGCAGCCATTAACAGGAGCGAGATAATAGAGGTGGCGTTGAAGGGGGCTGGCCAGCCACTCTACAGCATGATACCTGTTGGAATGTGGAGCTATGTAAGCGTGTTCAAGGAGAAATATGGTGATGGAAACCTGGAGCTGGCGAGGAGCCTCCTCAGGCAGGCCGGTTTCAGTGAAAGCAAGAAGCTCACCATAGAGCTCTGGTACACGCCGACACACTACGGTGACACCGAGAAGGATGTAGCAGCCATCCTGAAGGAGCAGCTGGAGAAGACCGGGTTGATAACGGTGACCGTGAAGAGTGCCGAGTGGTCCACGTATGTTGACTACGCTAGGAAAGGCAACATGATGATGTACCTGCTTGGATGGTACCCTGACTACCTGGATCCAGATGACTATACAACACCCTTCCTGAAGAGCACGGCGAACTCCTGGACCGGTACAGGCTACGCTAACCCCACTATGGATCAACTACTGGAGCAGGCCTCGAGCACGGGTAATCAGACGCTCAGAGAGCAACTCTACAGACAGGTGCAGGAGATCCTGGGAGAGGATGTACCCTACATACCGCTATACCAGGGAGTGCTCTACATAGTGGCAAGGCAGGGTGTTGAGGGTATTCAGCCCAGTCCCACCATGCTCTTCTACTATTGGACCGTGTATAAGACATAG
- a CDS encoding ABC transporter ATP-binding protein codes for METLVKTVDVAKYYYPKRDIGEILRGRRRVVKAVDGVTLDVYRGEVLSIVGESGSGKTTLGRIMIGLEEPSKGTVLFHGKPLHELLEREKHVRLKAQMIYQDPYSSLDPRVKIGDQLAKPLVIHRLANPEEARIRVMEMLKDVGLTPPEEVFERYPHQLSGGQRQRIAIARAMLVEPEFLVADEPVSMIDVSLRAGILELLMRFKERYGLTMVFITHDLSVAKLISNRIAIMYLGKVVEVGDSRRVLENPLHPYTRALLSAVPSIHGRKIARLKITGEIPDPFNIPSGCRFHPRCPYASEECRVREPGLVEAEKGHLVACFKPLLGP; via the coding sequence ATGGAGACCCTCGTGAAAACAGTGGACGTAGCCAAATACTACTACCCGAAGAGGGATATTGGAGAGATCCTAAGAGGCAGGAGGAGAGTCGTAAAAGCTGTAGACGGAGTAACCCTCGACGTCTACAGGGGCGAAGTCCTATCGATAGTGGGCGAGAGCGGTAGCGGGAAGACGACTCTTGGAAGGATAATGATAGGGCTTGAAGAACCCTCAAAAGGCACAGTGCTCTTCCATGGGAAACCCCTCCACGAGCTCCTGGAAAGAGAGAAACATGTAAGGTTGAAGGCCCAGATGATCTACCAGGATCCCTACAGTAGCCTGGACCCCAGGGTCAAGATAGGCGACCAGCTTGCAAAACCCCTCGTGATCCACAGGTTGGCCAACCCGGAGGAGGCCAGGATCAGGGTCATGGAGATGCTTAAGGATGTAGGTTTGACACCGCCGGAAGAGGTGTTCGAGAGATATCCCCACCAGTTGAGCGGGGGGCAGAGGCAGAGAATAGCCATAGCGAGAGCCATGCTGGTGGAACCCGAGTTTCTCGTGGCGGATGAACCCGTGAGCATGATAGATGTTAGCCTGAGGGCAGGTATCCTGGAGCTATTGATGAGGTTTAAGGAGAGATACGGGCTTACAATGGTTTTCATAACCCACGACTTATCCGTTGCGAAACTTATCTCCAATAGGATAGCCATAATGTATCTCGGCAAGGTGGTCGAGGTAGGCGACTCAAGGAGGGTTCTCGAGAACCCCCTCCACCCCTACACTAGAGCCCTCCTCTCAGCTGTGCCATCGATCCACGGGAGAAAAATCGCCAGATTAAAGATCACGGGTGAGATACCGGATCCATTTAACATACCTAGTGGATGCCGCTTCCATCCGAGATGCCCCTACGCCTCAGAGGAATGCAGGGTCAGGGAGCCGGGGCTTGTTGAAGCTGAGAAAGGCCACCTCGTAGCCTGCTTCAAGCCGCTTCTAGGCCCGTGA
- a CDS encoding ABC transporter permease has product MPGLGRYLVIRALMIVPTVLILYTLVFIVLRVLPGDPVLAVVGTKNISPEQLEYLRRLAGLDKPLYQQYVDYLIGVFKGDFGRTLANPVGKPVADYLAERLPATIELTVFAFIVSVVIGLSTGLAAAVKNRSRMDAAMRVYSIVSYSLFIPILGITLQYVFGVLLKILPTGGRLSARYYVEPVTGFMLIDTLIAGDPGAFADAVAHLVLPSLTLGIVLSGSYTRLVRNNMVEVLRSDFIRSYRARGIPEGRVLRYAFKNVLIPVVTYMGLQVAMLLGGAVLTETTFSWPGIGRFIVERIEYRDYTSIQGVVVVYALIVGLVSLVVDAVYALIDPRVRY; this is encoded by the coding sequence ATGCCTGGCCTCGGCAGGTACCTTGTTATAAGGGCGCTCATGATAGTGCCTACTGTACTCATACTCTACACACTTGTATTCATAGTCCTAAGGGTTCTCCCAGGGGATCCTGTCCTCGCAGTCGTGGGAACGAAGAACATATCTCCTGAGCAACTCGAGTACCTTAGGAGGCTTGCAGGGCTTGACAAACCCCTCTACCAGCAGTACGTAGACTACCTCATCGGCGTCTTCAAAGGGGACTTCGGGAGAACGCTTGCAAACCCCGTTGGAAAACCCGTCGCAGACTACCTGGCTGAAAGGCTGCCGGCGACAATCGAGTTAACGGTGTTCGCCTTCATAGTCTCAGTAGTCATTGGCTTGTCAACCGGGCTGGCTGCAGCAGTGAAAAACAGGTCTAGGATGGATGCAGCCATGAGGGTTTACAGCATTGTGTCATACTCGCTCTTCATACCGATACTCGGGATCACGCTGCAATATGTTTTCGGAGTACTACTCAAGATCCTGCCTACGGGCGGCAGGCTCAGCGCGAGATACTATGTTGAACCCGTGACAGGGTTCATGCTTATCGACACGCTGATAGCAGGTGACCCAGGGGCCTTCGCAGACGCCGTGGCACACCTAGTGCTTCCAAGCCTGACACTCGGCATAGTTCTAAGCGGCTCCTACACTAGGCTTGTAAGGAACAACATGGTTGAGGTGTTGAGAAGCGACTTCATTAGATCTTACAGGGCTAGAGGGATACCGGAGGGCAGGGTGCTCCGCTACGCCTTTAAGAACGTCTTGATACCGGTGGTAACCTACATGGGGCTCCAGGTCGCAATGCTGCTCGGCGGTGCAGTACTAACCGAGACTACTTTCAGCTGGCCTGGAATAGGCAGGTTCATTGTTGAGAGAATAGAGTACAGGGATTATACAAGTATACAGGGCGTAGTAGTGGTTTACGCGTTGATCGTCGGCCTCGTAAGCCTAGTAGTGGACGCCGTCTACGCCCTGATAGATCCAAGGGTGAGGTATTAA
- a CDS encoding ABC transporter permease, whose product MTMLRNILGRVLKGFPPSSRFMAAAGLAIVSTIALMAVLAPLISPYDPVARVAPPYQPPSLEHPFGVNHVGYDVLSRIIWGSRVVLYIVVLSAVLSMGIGVPLGVVSGYYGGLLDRALSTVMDSIYAFPSLVLAIAVAAVLGPSPLNVAISLAVVYVPTYFRMVRSEALRLKNMLFIEAMRLLGYPGHHIMMSILRNSAQTILVIFTLSTADAVLTEAALGYLGLSITWPQPDWGLDLRSGQGEIINGYWWISMFPGFFIVLLSLGFALIGEALSDYFSVKTRE is encoded by the coding sequence ATGACCATGCTGAGAAATATCCTTGGAAGAGTGTTGAAGGGTTTTCCACCCTCATCCAGGTTTATGGCTGCCGCAGGCCTCGCCATAGTGTCCACTATAGCGTTAATGGCTGTGCTAGCACCACTAATATCCCCATATGACCCGGTGGCAAGGGTTGCACCACCCTACCAGCCTCCATCGCTTGAACACCCATTCGGAGTAAACCACGTGGGCTACGATGTCCTCTCAAGGATCATCTGGGGTAGCAGGGTGGTGCTATACATCGTGGTTTTATCGGCCGTGCTCTCAATGGGGATCGGAGTGCCCCTCGGCGTCGTCTCAGGCTACTACGGCGGCCTACTCGACAGGGCTCTCAGCACAGTGATGGACAGCATATACGCCTTCCCCAGCCTTGTTCTCGCCATAGCGGTTGCAGCAGTCCTTGGACCCAGCCCGCTCAACGTGGCTATCTCACTAGCCGTGGTCTACGTCCCCACATACTTCAGGATGGTTAGGTCTGAAGCATTAAGGTTGAAGAACATGCTGTTCATAGAGGCGATGAGACTACTCGGATACCCTGGACACCACATAATGATGAGCATACTCCGTAACTCGGCTCAGACAATACTGGTGATCTTCACCCTCAGCACAGCGGACGCCGTGCTCACGGAGGCGGCGTTAGGCTACCTCGGCTTAAGCATCACGTGGCCGCAGCCCGACTGGGGCCTGGATCTGAGGAGCGGGCAGGGAGAGATAATCAATGGATACTGGTGGATAAGCATGTTCCCAGGGTTCTTCATAGTGCTCTTGAGCCTGGGCTTCGCACTCATAGGTGAAGCGCTCAGCGACTACTTCTCGGTTAAAACCCGTGAATGA
- a CDS encoding ABC transporter ATP-binding protein: MLRVEGLKTYFYTLSGIVRAVDGVSIEVKEGEWVSIVGESGSGKSTLAYSIVNLVPPPGRIVGGSIVFKGRDLLKLPESEMRSIRGGRIGFVFQDPLTSLDPLRTVGDQLSEVIETHQGLNHKEALEKAARLLEEVGIPASRVKSYPHQLSGGQRQRIAIAMAIALKPDLVIADEPTTALDVIVQDQIMDLFTGIKASGSSIILITHDIALASERSDRIVVMYGGKVVEYGASRDIVERPGHPYTAGLIESVPDLWSDKQVKSIPGNPPDLRDPPKGCRFHPRCPYASEECRVREPPLIDMGNGHYVACLLRR, encoded by the coding sequence ATGCTCCGGGTTGAAGGGTTGAAAACATACTTCTACACTCTCTCAGGCATTGTGAGAGCCGTTGACGGGGTCAGCATCGAGGTCAAGGAAGGTGAGTGGGTCAGCATAGTGGGTGAGAGCGGCAGCGGGAAGAGTACGCTGGCCTACAGTATAGTGAACCTCGTACCGCCCCCGGGTAGGATCGTCGGTGGATCCATAGTGTTCAAGGGAAGGGATCTCCTGAAGCTCCCTGAAAGCGAGATGAGGAGTATAAGGGGTGGGAGAATCGGATTCGTGTTCCAGGATCCATTAACGAGCCTCGACCCCTTAAGAACCGTGGGAGACCAGCTGAGCGAGGTCATAGAGACACATCAGGGTTTAAACCATAAGGAGGCATTGGAGAAAGCTGCGAGACTACTCGAGGAAGTCGGTATACCGGCCTCAAGAGTTAAATCCTACCCCCACCAGTTGAGCGGGGGGCAGAGGCAGAGAATAGCCATAGCGATGGCCATAGCCCTTAAACCCGACCTCGTCATAGCGGATGAGCCCACCACGGCTCTAGACGTGATCGTCCAGGATCAAATAATGGACTTATTCACCGGGATCAAGGCATCCGGCTCCTCGATAATCCTGATCACACACGACATCGCATTGGCATCGGAGAGATCGGATAGAATAGTAGTGATGTACGGTGGCAAAGTAGTCGAGTACGGGGCCTCAAGGGATATAGTGGAGAGACCCGGACACCCCTACACTGCCGGCCTGATAGAGAGTGTACCAGACCTATGGAGCGATAAACAAGTTAAGTCCATACCAGGCAACCCACCGGATCTCAGGGATCCACCCAAGGGATGCCGCTTCCATCCGAGATGCCCCTACGCCTCAGAGGAATGCAGGGTCAGGGAGCCCCCATTAATAGACATGGGCAACGGCCACTATGTCGCATGCCTCCTTAGGAGGTGA
- a CDS encoding metallophosphoesterase family protein: MHILLRIFFSVDVHGSTLVWRKWIKASEEYRVNALILAGDLTGKVLVPIVSHPDGTWTARYFGSRWVMKSEAEVRSFEERLEGAGAYYVRVDERGLEELKANPDAVNKVMFEKMAERFRSWLDFLTSRVDTGKVAVIVMPGNDDEPFIDDIIKAYADKGVIYPLERVVELQGVEIVSSPFVNPTPWKTPRELEEKELEKHLEKQVSRLRDPSKAVFNFHAPPYNTMLDLAPKLTRDLRVVTVAGVPQYEHVGSKAVRKVIERHQPLIGLHGHIHESGGQDTVGRTIVVNPGSEYSEGVLKGYIIEIDGGRLLNYYRVEG; the protein is encoded by the coding sequence GTGCATATATTGCTACGCATATTCTTCTCCGTTGACGTCCACGGCTCAACCCTTGTCTGGAGGAAGTGGATAAAGGCCTCTGAGGAATACAGGGTCAACGCCCTCATCCTTGCAGGAGACCTAACCGGTAAAGTCCTCGTACCCATAGTAAGCCACCCCGACGGCACGTGGACGGCCAGGTATTTTGGAAGCCGATGGGTCATGAAGAGTGAGGCCGAGGTCAGGTCGTTCGAGGAGAGGCTCGAGGGGGCTGGAGCCTACTATGTAAGGGTGGATGAAAGAGGACTGGAGGAGTTGAAGGCTAACCCTGACGCCGTGAACAAGGTTATGTTTGAGAAGATGGCTGAGAGGTTTAGGAGCTGGCTAGACTTCCTGACCAGCAGGGTGGACACGGGGAAGGTAGCTGTGATAGTGATGCCGGGTAACGATGACGAGCCCTTCATAGACGACATTATCAAGGCGTACGCGGATAAAGGCGTCATATACCCCTTGGAAAGAGTTGTAGAGTTACAGGGCGTTGAGATAGTTTCATCACCCTTCGTGAACCCGACGCCATGGAAGACCCCGAGGGAGCTGGAGGAGAAGGAGCTCGAGAAACACCTTGAGAAACAGGTGTCCAGGCTGAGGGATCCCTCTAAGGCCGTATTCAACTTCCACGCACCCCCCTATAACACGATGCTCGACCTAGCGCCCAAGCTCACCAGGGATCTAAGGGTTGTAACCGTGGCGGGGGTCCCGCAGTACGAGCACGTGGGCTCAAAGGCTGTGAGAAAGGTTATAGAGAGGCATCAACCCCTCATCGGCCTACACGGCCACATACATGAGTCAGGCGGCCAGGACACGGTGGGGAGAACCATAGTGGTGAATCCTGGAAGCGAGTATAGTGAAGGGGTTTTGAAAGGCTACATTATAGAGATAGATGGAGGCAGGCTACTCAACTACTACAGGGTGGAGGGTTAG
- a CDS encoding APC family permease: MSEEVVFTRRASGLVRELSWIDIALWSIATPAASGMTYYAVKALGYPDTYGGNIALAFIVAGIIFLPLTIAFYLIVASFPRSNSMYVVVSRTLHPVLGYLPFWYYIVGGGGAMCAGFIMYIGLKAFSGPLTVAGIATGSKGLLDAANAMVDPVIQLIVAVVLVFILWLLNLGGMKVIKWTMRIGTVIPLVVTLATLIALASLGPGAGTKAFDAVYGEGASSKIISAALDEKTAGSYGISALTPNSLFTGTYGMLFWTLWAWTGLEVTTFVGSEVKDPSRSYLRGLLIGYIAVMLLYVFNAMVLPYVFGYDFLAAYAYLKSEHPEVLESILPGKPLPDPSVPFYVSIAFPNPWLSIVVGLAYFLWYLNTAIPVWVAAVRGFFSMSFDRALPEKMASVSPRFAAPTWANHVTALIGVLGAVVTYYESLGSELATALISWLDFSLFIFVWPVGLALALMPWWRPDIFERTVFKSKIVTSVIGIIVFAIGWWLMLYTSYPEPTVQMLNILAGTIGIAIYVAMMARNRARGIDPSKIYGQIPPA, from the coding sequence GTGAGCGAGGAAGTAGTCTTCACGAGGCGGGCATCCGGCCTCGTAAGAGAACTATCCTGGATCGATATAGCCCTGTGGTCCATAGCTACTCCGGCTGCGTCTGGAATGACGTACTATGCTGTGAAAGCCCTGGGATACCCTGACACCTATGGAGGCAACATCGCGTTGGCATTCATAGTGGCGGGCATCATATTCCTCCCGCTTACAATAGCCTTCTACCTTATAGTGGCATCGTTCCCTAGATCCAACAGCATGTATGTTGTGGTCTCGAGAACCCTTCACCCCGTCCTCGGCTACCTCCCATTCTGGTATTACATAGTGGGCGGCGGGGGAGCAATGTGCGCTGGCTTCATTATGTACATAGGGCTGAAAGCCTTCAGCGGCCCGTTAACTGTTGCAGGCATAGCAACGGGTAGCAAGGGGCTCCTCGACGCCGCTAACGCCATGGTGGACCCGGTGATACAGCTGATAGTAGCTGTGGTACTAGTCTTCATCCTCTGGCTCCTCAACCTGGGCGGGATGAAGGTTATTAAGTGGACTATGAGGATAGGCACGGTAATACCATTGGTGGTGACGCTGGCAACACTGATAGCCTTAGCCTCCCTGGGGCCTGGCGCCGGGACCAAGGCCTTCGACGCTGTCTACGGTGAGGGCGCCAGCAGTAAGATAATTAGTGCCGCACTAGACGAGAAGACGGCTGGAAGCTACGGCATCTCAGCACTCACACCTAACTCCTTGTTCACTGGAACATACGGCATGCTCTTCTGGACCCTCTGGGCGTGGACAGGCCTGGAGGTTACCACCTTCGTTGGGAGCGAGGTGAAAGACCCATCTAGATCATACTTGAGAGGACTGCTGATAGGGTATATCGCAGTAATGCTGCTCTACGTGTTCAACGCGATGGTGCTACCCTACGTGTTCGGATACGACTTCCTAGCGGCCTACGCATACCTTAAATCAGAGCACCCGGAGGTCCTTGAATCAATACTGCCAGGTAAGCCACTACCGGATCCATCTGTTCCATTCTATGTATCCATAGCCTTCCCCAACCCATGGCTCTCCATAGTGGTTGGCTTAGCATACTTCCTCTGGTACCTCAACACAGCGATACCTGTCTGGGTGGCAGCCGTCAGGGGCTTCTTCTCCATGAGCTTCGACAGGGCTCTCCCCGAGAAAATGGCGTCCGTGTCACCGAGGTTCGCTGCCCCGACATGGGCTAACCATGTGACAGCTTTAATCGGAGTCCTCGGAGCAGTGGTCACATACTATGAGAGCCTTGGCTCCGAGCTTGCAACAGCCCTGATATCCTGGCTCGACTTCAGCCTCTTCATATTCGTGTGGCCTGTGGGGTTGGCGCTGGCCTTAATGCCCTGGTGGAGGCCTGACATATTCGAGAGAACGGTCTTCAAATCGAAGATCGTTACCTCCGTGATAGGCATCATAGTATTCGCGATCGGCTGGTGGCTCATGCTCTACACATCGTACCCGGAGCCCACAGTGCAGATGCTCAACATACTGGCTGGAACCATAGGTATCGCAATATATGTCGCAATGATGGCTAGGAACAGGGCCAGGGGGATAGACCCCTCGAAGATATATGGTCAGATACCTCCAGCCTAA